The Catenuloplanes niger genome includes a window with the following:
- a CDS encoding S8 family serine peptidase, whose product MPITRRRLYRLLVGLILACGVVQLTMVAGAPAAPVTQGYVKYYTVTGTSENLTEIAVKFLGRGSRSAEIYNLNAGRVQPDGTGLTDPAKLTKGWSLVLPWDAVGTGVQYGLLPSKGTPTPARAQATPSSPAPQRATPTPRRTSSSPRPPAPSQAPAPNPPAPQTQAPRPSASSSPKPSASPSPTAPKPAPGACGTEAASEPSSTWAQQALGPDKAWERTRGNGVVVAVIDSGVDASLPQLSGRVAPGVDIATGSGEGDSDCLGSGTAMAAIIAGNSEQADTPSGIAPDATILPIRVVDDKAQSDPATEATAIEVALSAGAKVIAVGAHVDLSDPAVSAAITEALTQDVIVVVAAGSGTPPEAPAGARGALLSVGAVDENGQFAVDAQGASVDVVAPGVDVASLGINGSGPITASGPQYAVAFVAGQAALVRAAYPQLTAAQVKNRIEKTSDQVGTDRGEGSRYGYGMINPAAAVTSAVEGETVALPPVPEPGVGVGAVIAIVIVVLIMLAAIGLLLLRARRWAQGPADPAEHDLR is encoded by the coding sequence GTGCCGATCACACGTCGACGACTGTATCGGCTGCTCGTCGGGCTGATTCTGGCCTGTGGAGTGGTGCAGCTGACCATGGTGGCCGGTGCGCCCGCAGCCCCGGTGACGCAAGGGTACGTGAAGTACTACACGGTGACCGGAACGTCGGAGAACCTGACCGAGATCGCGGTGAAGTTCCTCGGCCGCGGGTCGCGATCGGCCGAGATCTACAACCTGAACGCGGGCCGGGTGCAGCCGGACGGCACCGGCCTGACCGACCCGGCGAAGCTGACCAAGGGCTGGTCGCTGGTGCTGCCGTGGGACGCGGTCGGCACCGGTGTGCAGTACGGGCTGTTGCCGTCCAAGGGCACGCCCACGCCGGCTCGTGCGCAGGCCACGCCCAGTTCGCCCGCGCCGCAGCGGGCCACACCGACGCCGCGGCGGACCTCGTCCTCCCCGCGCCCGCCGGCCCCGTCGCAGGCACCGGCGCCGAATCCGCCGGCTCCCCAGACGCAGGCGCCCCGGCCGTCCGCGTCCAGCAGTCCGAAGCCGAGTGCCTCGCCCTCGCCGACCGCACCGAAACCGGCCCCGGGCGCGTGCGGCACCGAAGCCGCCTCCGAGCCGAGCTCGACCTGGGCGCAGCAGGCGCTGGGGCCGGACAAGGCCTGGGAGCGGACCCGCGGCAACGGCGTGGTGGTGGCCGTCATCGACTCCGGCGTCGACGCCAGCCTTCCGCAGCTCAGCGGGCGGGTCGCGCCGGGCGTGGACATCGCCACCGGCAGCGGCGAGGGTGACTCCGACTGCCTCGGCTCCGGCACCGCGATGGCCGCGATCATCGCCGGCAACTCGGAGCAGGCGGACACGCCCAGCGGCATCGCACCGGACGCCACGATCCTGCCGATCCGGGTGGTCGACGACAAGGCGCAGTCCGACCCGGCCACCGAGGCGACCGCGATCGAGGTGGCGCTCTCCGCGGGCGCGAAGGTGATCGCGGTCGGCGCGCACGTGGACCTCTCCGACCCGGCGGTCTCCGCCGCGATCACGGAGGCGCTGACCCAGGATGTGATCGTGGTCGTGGCCGCGGGCTCGGGTACGCCGCCGGAGGCGCCGGCCGGAGCCCGGGGCGCGCTGCTCTCGGTGGGTGCGGTGGACGAGAACGGGCAGTTCGCGGTGGATGCGCAGGGCGCTTCCGTGGACGTGGTGGCACCCGGCGTGGACGTGGCCAGCCTCGGCATCAACGGCAGCGGCCCGATCACGGCCAGCGGGCCGCAGTACGCGGTGGCGTTCGTGGCCGGGCAGGCCGCGCTGGTCCGGGCCGCGTACCCGCAGCTGACCGCCGCGCAGGTGAAGAACCGGATCGAGAAGACCTCGGACCAGGTGGGTACGGACCGGGGCGAGGGCAGCCGGTACGGCTACGGAATGATCAACCCGGCCGCCGCGGTCACCTCCGCGGTCGAGGGCGAGACGGTCGCGCTGCCGCCGGTGCCGGAGCCGGGCGTCGGCGTCGGCGCGGTGATCGCCATCGTGATCGTGGTGCTGATCATGCTGGCCGCGATCGGTCTGCTGCTGCTGCGGGCCCGCCGCTGGGCACAGGGCCCGGCCGACCCGGCCGAGCACGACCTGCGCTGA
- a CDS encoding ricin-type beta-trefoil lectin domain protein translates to MRTTMFPNLSRWLGELGDRIRARGGLRRGVAGMIVAGVAIIVASAATIGFGIANAANDELTGRSVTDEQFSAIASAARSCPMLTPARMAGQLMAESGLNASETNTASGGRGLAGLDDEDWKNWAPWPDAKRDDTSAAVLALAHQMCDLSGQIRVAGVQGDEWRLSLAAFRSGLPEVTKAKGVPGAADEYVDRSTAYAAYYATLPQFGGTDARPNPNASAAEVKPLPEEYVAPVKAAGSVCGEIPPATVAAVLMASSEFNSNKLGTTGEQGVAQFRGDVWARYGPEGASAWDPVKSIPAVGAALCGLITELNGLEGDPSMLALAAYRNGPETVRQAVGAPDGETQAFIETVLAYADYYAMDSRIAVAPKPSATPSASKSPKPGTTGGTSPQRTPAPAPSSEKPKPPEGTQFVQVKGGHCLAPGDPATIQPCDPMAAKQRWQIGADGTIRSKTTGQCLDVVDGKTDNVTPVRTWKCNGSDAQRWRIENSTVYTALADNMCLDVDVDAPAPGARVVIWFCVNHDKQSWTPKS, encoded by the coding sequence GTGCGAACCACCATGTTCCCCAATCTGAGTCGATGGCTCGGCGAGCTCGGTGACCGGATCCGGGCGAGAGGCGGGCTGCGCCGCGGCGTCGCCGGCATGATCGTGGCGGGCGTCGCGATCATCGTCGCGTCCGCGGCCACGATCGGCTTCGGCATCGCCAACGCCGCGAACGACGAGCTCACCGGCCGGAGCGTAACGGACGAGCAGTTCTCCGCGATCGCCAGCGCGGCCCGGTCCTGCCCGATGCTGACCCCGGCGCGGATGGCCGGCCAGCTGATGGCGGAGTCCGGCCTGAACGCGTCCGAGACCAACACCGCGTCCGGCGGCCGGGGCCTGGCCGGCCTGGACGACGAGGACTGGAAGAACTGGGCACCCTGGCCGGACGCGAAGCGCGACGACACGTCCGCGGCCGTGCTGGCGCTCGCCCACCAGATGTGCGACCTGTCCGGCCAGATCCGGGTCGCGGGCGTGCAGGGCGACGAGTGGCGTCTGTCACTGGCCGCGTTCCGCTCCGGGCTGCCGGAGGTGACCAAGGCCAAGGGCGTGCCCGGCGCGGCGGACGAGTACGTGGACCGGTCCACCGCCTACGCGGCCTACTACGCGACGCTGCCGCAGTTCGGTGGCACGGACGCCCGGCCCAACCCGAACGCGTCCGCGGCCGAGGTCAAGCCGCTGCCGGAGGAGTACGTCGCGCCGGTCAAGGCCGCGGGCAGCGTCTGCGGGGAGATCCCGCCGGCCACGGTCGCCGCCGTCCTGATGGCGTCCTCCGAGTTCAACTCGAACAAGCTCGGCACCACCGGTGAGCAGGGCGTCGCCCAGTTCCGCGGCGACGTGTGGGCACGCTACGGCCCGGAGGGCGCGTCCGCGTGGGACCCGGTCAAGTCGATCCCGGCCGTCGGTGCGGCGCTGTGCGGGCTGATCACCGAGCTGAACGGGCTGGAGGGTGACCCGTCCATGCTGGCGCTGGCCGCGTACCGCAACGGGCCGGAGACGGTGCGTCAGGCCGTGGGCGCGCCGGACGGCGAGACCCAGGCGTTCATCGAGACCGTGCTCGCCTACGCGGACTACTACGCGATGGACAGCCGGATCGCGGTCGCACCGAAGCCGTCGGCCACCCCGTCCGCCTCGAAGTCGCCGAAGCCCGGCACCACCGGCGGCACCTCGCCGCAACGCACCCCGGCGCCGGCCCCGTCCTCGGAGAAGCCCAAGCCGCCGGAGGGTACGCAGTTCGTGCAGGTCAAGGGCGGCCACTGCCTCGCACCCGGCGACCCGGCCACGATCCAGCCGTGCGACCCGATGGCGGCCAAGCAGCGCTGGCAGATCGGCGCCGACGGCACCATCCGGTCCAAGACCACCGGCCAGTGCCTGGACGTGGTCGACGGCAAGACCGACAACGTCACGCCGGTACGGACCTGGAAGTGCAACGGCTCGGACGCGCAGCGCTGGCGGATCGAGAACAGCACGGTCTACACCGCGCTCGCCGACAACATGTGCCTCGACGTCGACGTCGACGCCCCGGCACCCGGCGCCCGGGTGGTCATCTGGTTCTGCGTGAACCACGACAAGCAGTCCTGGACCCCGAAGAGCTGA
- a CDS encoding sigma-70 family RNA polymerase sigma factor: protein MRDSLEASMPAMRDDAAVSTADDASGWPPEERMRRIHEAHAAPVLRFLMRLTLGDQDLAEDLLQETMLRAWRNLDALPKEIERVAPWLYTVARNVAIDAARARRARPPEVAVADITRLPQPGDAVDGLVSGHIVRQALARLSPEHRAVLIEVYFRGSSTAEAAARLGIPEGTVKSRAYYAVRSMRAAVGSVEPE from the coding sequence GTGAGAGATTCGTTGGAGGCCTCGATGCCGGCGATGCGCGACGACGCCGCTGTGTCGACCGCTGACGACGCCTCGGGCTGGCCGCCCGAGGAGCGCATGCGGCGGATTCACGAGGCCCACGCCGCGCCGGTGCTCCGCTTCCTGATGCGGCTCACGCTCGGCGACCAGGACCTCGCGGAGGACCTGCTGCAGGAGACCATGCTGCGCGCTTGGCGCAACCTGGACGCGCTGCCCAAGGAGATCGAGCGGGTCGCGCCCTGGCTCTACACGGTCGCGCGGAACGTCGCGATCGACGCGGCCCGCGCCCGCCGGGCCCGCCCGCCGGAGGTCGCGGTGGCGGACATCACCCGGCTGCCGCAGCCGGGCGACGCGGTCGACGGGCTGGTCTCCGGGCACATCGTCCGGCAGGCGCTGGCCCGGCTCAGCCCGGAGCACCGCGCGGTGCTGATCGAGGTCTACTTCCGGGGCTCGTCCACCGCCGAAGCGGCGGCCAGGTTGGGTATCCCGGAAGGTACAGTCAAGTCACGAGCTTATTACGCAGTGCGATCCATGCGGGCCGCCGTGGGGTCGGTGGAACCGGAATGA
- a CDS encoding zf-HC2 domain-containing protein: protein MGDNRDEAMAERANLALYLLGALPEDERADFERHLAGCDRCLAEALDLGPSTSGLGQFTDDDIHEFLTSVGNDDTSIPEPEPAAPAVAAAPVPRSRPARPQAPARPADNRPGRAPGRRGRLAVLGVAAALILAVAGVSFALLGDDGGAGDANLVATAAASSASVSFSVTVTDTPVEGLTARATVTGLQAGERYRLYAVTRDNASVVIRDFTGEAGSQDVNGRLTVPVDQIAFFSVQVTDGRTVVVAPLPAGTSSPR from the coding sequence ATGGGTGACAACCGCGACGAGGCCATGGCCGAGCGGGCCAACCTGGCGCTGTACCTGCTCGGGGCGCTGCCCGAGGACGAGCGCGCCGACTTCGAGCGGCACCTGGCGGGCTGCGACCGGTGCCTCGCGGAGGCGCTCGACCTGGGCCCGTCCACCAGCGGCCTCGGCCAGTTCACGGACGACGACATCCACGAGTTCCTGACCTCGGTCGGCAACGACGACACGTCCATCCCGGAGCCGGAGCCGGCCGCGCCCGCCGTGGCCGCCGCGCCGGTGCCGCGTTCCCGGCCGGCTCGCCCGCAGGCGCCCGCCCGCCCGGCCGACAACCGGCCCGGGCGCGCGCCCGGCCGTCGCGGTCGGCTCGCGGTGCTCGGCGTCGCGGCCGCGCTGATCCTGGCGGTCGCCGGAGTCTCGTTCGCGCTGCTCGGCGACGACGGTGGTGCCGGCGATGCCAACCTGGTCGCGACCGCGGCGGCGAGCAGCGCCAGCGTCAGCTTCTCGGTCACGGTCACGGACACGCCGGTCGAGGGCCTGACCGCGCGCGCGACCGTCACCGGTCTGCAGGCCGGTGAGCGCTACCGGCTGTACGCGGTGACCCGCGACAACGCCTCCGTCGTGATCCGCGACTTCACCGGCGAGGCCGGCAGCCAGGACGTGAACGGCCGGCTCACGGTGCCGGTCGACCAGATCGCGTTCTTCTCGGTCCAGGTGACCGACGGCCGCACGGTCGTCGTCGCGCCGCTACCCGCCGGAACGTCGTCGCCGCGCTGA